From the Primulina tabacum isolate GXHZ01 chromosome 3, ASM2559414v2, whole genome shotgun sequence genome, one window contains:
- the LOC142541104 gene encoding uncharacterized protein LOC142541104 has translation MEGSGTRQQKSGASKPPKFAVYQNPALSAALTYNSLRPSAFTFVFILSVFSASAFAVLFLTRENLFITTFGLGYVSHEVARLSSKVILTTASCFLCGALLAFVKAISRWQARNSIDVMAFSPGKGTKELTRLTSRQLGLLGFGPKIEPLTKKFSNKLPKSKTSPPSPSNVLVPLRQPITGSSQSLRTSGGKSRTGGGMINSFTAPPKSPVSPTMYLVSTVSSRSPTSLQSPSLQISPGSDQFISTPWSNKRPSFHKEISTEEDLEIFLADVGKKIFETATTLATPPPSTTGLGVASPNTIASSVNTSGTTRSTPLRPVRMSPASKKFTTPPKKGEGDLPPPMSIEETIKSLEHLGIYPQIELWRDHLRQWFSAFLLTPLLSKVQTCHLKVMEVAAKLGMPITICQIGSDAPAMPTPSTISTIERATEWKPSYAIDEDGLLHQLRATLVQALDASMSKSSFTDLQQSPQHSTLIPVLQEGIDAIDEHQRLHSLMKGEWGKGLLPQSSIQADYTVRRIRELAEGTCVKNYEYWGGREIYDKVPSDSHLLLYLFCAFLEYPSWMLHVDSTAYAGAQSSKNPLFLGLLPPKERFPDKYISIISGVPSVLHPGACILAVGKQNTPGFAVYWNKKPQFSLQGRTALWDSILLLCHEINIGYDGVVRGTHLGSSALGILSVFDQETEFFAQS, from the exons ATGGAGGGGAGTGGAACACGGCAGCAGAAATCCGGTGCATCGAAGCCCCCGAAATTCGCGGTGTACCAGAACCCAGCCCTCTCTGCCGCCCTCACTTACAACAGCCTCCGTCCCTCCGCCTTCACTTTCGTCTTCATCCTCTCCGTCTTTTCTGCCTCTGCATTTGCTGTCCTCTTTCTCACAAG GGAAAACCTGTTCATCACTACTTTTGGACTAGGATATGTTTCTCATGAAGTTGCTC GTCTAAGTTCCAAGGTGATACTAACCACTGCAAGTTGCTTTTTATGTGGGGCTTTACTTGCTTTTGTGAAAGCTATCTCCCGATGGCAAGCAAGAAATTCTATAGATGTGATGGCCTTTTCTCCGGGCAAAGGAACAAAGGAACTAACACGTCTTACCAGCCGACAACTGGGACTTCTAGGATTTGGACCTAAAATTGAACCATTGACCAAAAAGTTTTCCAATAAACTTCCTAAAAGTAAAACTAGCCCGCCTTCTCCATCAAATGTTCTTGTGCCACTTCGTCAGCCAATCACTGGCTCAAGTCAGTCATTGAGAACGAGTGGTGGAAAATCAAGAACTGGGGGTGGCATGATAAATTCCTTCACTGCACCACCCAAATCACCAGTGTCACCCACAATGTATCTTGTATCCACAGTCTCTTCACGATCTCCAACCTCTTTGCAATCACCGTCTTTGCAAATTTCACCAGGTTCTGATCAGTTTATTTCCACCCCTTGGTCCAATAAGAGACCTTCTTTTCATAAAGAGATAAGCACAGAAGAAGACCTTGAAATATTTTTGGCTGATGTGggcaagaaaatatttgaaacagCTACCACCTTGGCAACTCCACCACCCAGTACAACTGGATTGGGCGTGGCCAGTCCTAACACAATTGCCAGTTCAGTTAatacatctggcactacaagaagTACCCCATTGAGACCTGTCAGGATGTCTCCTGCTTCCAAGAAATTCACCACTCCACCAAAGAAAGGTGAGGGAGATCTTCCTCCTCCTATGTCTATCGAAGAGACTATAAAATCTCTTGAGCACCTGGGTATCTATCCGCAGATTGAGCTGTGGCGTGATCATCTCAGGCAGTGGTTTTCTGCTTTTCTGCTTACTCCTCTTCTTAGCAAAGTTCAGACCTGCCATTTAAAG GTAATGGAAGTTGCTGCCAAACTTGGTATGCCAATTACAATCTGTCAAATCGGAAGTGATGCGCCAGCTATGCCTACTCCTTCTACCATCTCTACAATTGAGCGGGCTACTGAATGGAAACCTTCTTATGCGATTGATGAAGACGGGCTTCTTCATCAGCTACGTGCTACACTTGTTCAAGCTCTTGATGCTAGCATGT CAAAGTCTTCTTTTACCGATTTACAGCAGTCTCCTCAACACAGCACCTTAATCCCTGTTTTGCAAGAGGGTATTGATGCCATTGATGAACACCAAAGACTTCATTCATTGATGAAGGGGGAATGGGGTAAAGGTTTACTTCCGCAAAGCAGTATCCAAGCAGATTATACTGTGCGAAGGATTCGTG AGCTTGCTGAAGGAACTTGTGTAAAGAACTATGAGTATTGGGGAGGTAGAGAGATTTATGACAAAGTTCCTAGCGACTCTCATTTGCTTCTTTATCTATTTTGTGCTTTCTTGGAATATCCCAGTTGGATGCTGCATGTTGATTCTACTGCTTACGCTGGGGCCCAGTCAAGCAAGAATCCGTTGTTTTTGGGTCTTCTTCCACCTAAAGAGCGGTTTCCCGATAAGTACATATCTATTATATCTGGTGTTCCTTCTGTTCTGCATCCTGGTGCTTGTATTTTGGCTGTTGGGAAGCAAAATACGCCAGGTTTTGCTGTGTACTGGAACAAAAAGCCTCAGTTCTCTCTCCAG GGAAGAACCGCGTTATGGGACTCCATCTTGCTCTTGTGCCATGAAATTAATATAGGTTACGATGGCGTTGTAAGAGGCACACACCTTGGTTCATCAGCCTTGGGCATTCTTTCGGTTTTTGACCAAGAAACCGAGTTCTTTGCTCAGAGCTAG